Part of the Halobaculum halobium genome, TGGTCGTCGCCATCGCGGTTGTCCCACCCGGGGCGTTTCGTGACGCGACGGCGATGCTTCCGTGGGAAGTGATCGCGCTGGCGTCGCTGCCCGCGGTCGCTCGCGCGTTCATCGCCGGCCAGACAGTCGGCGGAGTGACGTTCTCCGGACGGGTGACGACGTACCTCGCGGTGGCGACCGTCGCGCTGATCGTCGCCGTCGAGATGGACGTGTTCACGCCGGTCCGCATGAGCCACTCCTTCGCCGTCTTCTTCGTCACGGTGGCGACGATGGCCGCTGCGGGAGTGTGGGCCGTTGCCCGGTACGCCGCCGACACGCTCCTCGGAACGGGGTACCTGTTGGACGGTCGCTCGGAGCACGTCGTCGAGACCGCCCTGATGTGGGACTTCGTCGCCGCGACGATCGCGGGCGTGCTCGCGGGCCTGCTGTTCGAGTACTACTTCCGGCGTCGCGCCCGGGGTCGTCGTCGTGTCGACGTGGAGGTGTCGGGAGCGTGAGGATCCGCGACAAACTCGGCGTGTCCGCCCGCCGACAGCGGCAGATCACGAGAGCGATGCAGACGCTGCTCCTCGTGTTTCTCGGGATCGGCATCGAACGCGGGTCGACTGGCGTCGTCGTCAACGGGGTCGTCGCGCTCGCGGTGACGTTCCTCCCGGCGGCGCTGGAACGGGAGTACGACTTACCGATGGACGCCGGGCTGACGCTGTGGATCACGTCTGCGGTGTTCCTCCACGCGCTCGGGGTTGCCGGCGTTCCCGGGGTGACGGGGAACCTCTATGCGGACGGGAGCCCGATCCCCTTCTGGGACCACATCACCCACGCGCTGTCGGCCTCGGTCGTCGCGGCCGTCGGCTACACCGTCGCCCGCGCGATCGACGAGCACTCGGAGGCGGTGTATCTCCCGCCCCGGTTCATGTTCGTGTTCATCCTGCTGTTCGTCGCCGCGTTCGGCGTGTTCTGGGAGGTGCTGGAGTTCGGGATCACCGAGATCGCCGCCGTGCTCGGGACCGGAACCGTGCTCACGCAGTACGGACTCGAGGACACTATCCTGGACCTGGTGTTCGACCTCGTCGGCGGGGTGATCGTCGCCGTCTGGGGCACCGCCCACCTCACAGACGTCGCGGGTGCCGTCACCGAACGGCTACAGGGGCGGCGCGGGACGCAGTGAGCGGACGCGAGGTGCACGCGGCGCGGTGAGAGGCGGGATCGCGGGTACTTTTTTCACCTCACGCGGCGAGCGATCGTGTGAGATGGTCTTCAAGAAGATCACGCTGGTCGGTCGGAGCACAGAGAGTTTTGACGCGGCGACGGACGACGCCATCGACCGCGCAGAGGAGACGCTCGACGAGGTGCACTGGGTCGAGGTGACCGAGTTCGGCGTCGAGGTCGCCTCCGTAGAGGGACGAGAGTACCAGGCGGAAGTCGAGGTCGCGTTCGAACTGCAGGGCTGAGGAGCCGACGCGGCTCAGCGTTCCGTGGGTCCCCCGCCGCCGTCGACCGCGTCGGCGTCGGACGCGCGGTGAGAGTCGTGAGTCGCACGCTCGTGTGAGACAGACGCCTCGTCGCGCATCGTCATCTGGGCGACGCCGCTGGTGTCGTCGAACACGAGGTGGCTGTGGGGGTAGGCGAACTCCACGTCGATGGAGTCGTCGTCTTCGAGGATGTCCCAGACGGCGGTCTGCACCTGCGAGCGGACGGTCAGCGGCTTGT contains:
- a CDS encoding dodecin, with protein sequence MVFKKITLVGRSTESFDAATDDAIDRAEETLDEVHWVEVTEFGVEVASVEGREYQAEVEVAFELQG